The Caloenas nicobarica isolate bCalNic1 chromosome Z, bCalNic1.hap1, whole genome shotgun sequence region TTTACATTCACAAAACTTATGCAGGAGCACATTATTCATTTCTTTGAGGTTGACTTCTTTGTAGTAATAACATCTAAGAAAGCAGAGGGTGAATATCTCCTTCCAGATGGATTGCAAGCAAGAGAAATACGGTGGATGGCACGATGAATCCAAATTAAACAAACTGGATCGATTTTTAGGCAAGAGACTGAGAGATGGTATCTTAGCTGGGCTGTAGTTTAATACATACCTGTGCTTTCATGGTTTGTTAAGCCACAGTCAGATCACTGGTAGCCATGAGCAAAGAAGCCACATTGACAACGAAAAGGCAGGTAAAGTAAATTGACAGTGTCAGAAACTATTTAACCTGCACAATTAGGGGATGGGAGTttggagaggggagagagagaagaaggacCAACAGACATAATGGAGCATTCATTGATCTGCTTCTCCTTGTATTAAACATTAGCTTTCTAAAGCACACTTATTCTATATGGAAAAACATTGTTTAGACTGACATAAGGTATGAAGATGATCTAGGGTCATCTGTAGAGGGACCGATTTCGTAAGAGTCTAAGAAAtgttctctgccttttctgctaatgaattttgtttaaaaccacAACACCATGCAATGGAGCATCATGTAATTGCCTAACAAAACCCATCAGATATGTGCActcttgttatttttatattcatgTCTTTACCACTAAGTTTCACAATCAGTATAAACATATGTTTGACActggtctttttctttcttccatgtATAACTGCCCTAATAGGGATTATACTTTTGGCCTGTCAGCTGCTCATTTGGAACTGGGGGAAAAGTTGACAGGATAATTGCAACGATAAAGAGTAATTCTCAAACCACAGCAGAACTGCATCTGCAACATCATCTTATTTCATTATCCTTTTCTTGGGtctctcttctggttttttttaggTTCTGTGCTATATTTTCAAGGTCGCACTAAGTGCATTCGTGATGGAGTTCCTTTACACTTTGCATTTAGCTATGATTGTGACAGACGCACAGTCCATGTTAAAAACCACAGAGTAACACCAATTAATATGATCATGTTATTATAAAGATTTACACCAATCTTGGTTTAATCACATTACTCAAAAAATTTAACATGTGGCCTTATCACAGGAATCCACTTGAGAAACTACTTGGGTTTTTGCCTTTAAGTGGAAAGAAAGTGAAGCTAATTGAAACCCGTCCATTTCAGATCTTCAGGCTGTTTCAAAGGAAGGCTGCCATCTTCCTGTCCGTGTAAATCAGCTTTATCTTCTTGAAGAGCTGCTTATTCAATCAAGTCCAGGTTGAGTCTGTGACACACCTGGAACAAGAAACCAATCTCTGGCTACATTGGTAGGATTTCCATCTCCCCTTAGAAATACAGCTCAGAGGTGACGTGGGCTATTTGGATGCCCAGCACAAGTCAAAGAGTACTTTGGGACCAGTGAGGCAGATGAGAGAACAGCACCAGACCAACTGCTGAATGGAGAGTGTTTTAACCACTATAGAAAATATTCCTATGAAGTTTTTTGGTACAGGGTGTTTTTATGCTACAAGCTTAAGTACTGAGGTGTCATTAGTGGAGAGGAGCAGCAAGCCTTTCTGAGTTATCAGGTCAGAAGGAGACTGTGGTGTTAAGGCATTCTTGGGATCTGTTCCAGGAAGTTTCTTCTGCTGGGAGACATCTCTGCCTTGGAGCAGAAGGTTTTTGTCCACAGAGAATGACCTCTTGTAGAGGAGAAAAGTGATACCACATTCAAAGTTTGGAGAGTCTCCTCAAAAACAAGCGCTAGGCCCAGGGAACCATTACTTCAGTAACAGCACACTCCTGGACATCACCTGTGGCAATCTGCAGCCTTCCCCGCTTCAAGATCCAGAGGGTCTCTCACTCCTCAAAAAGGGTGTAAGCGCCCATCACACTCATGAGAACACCTGCCTCATAAGAAGACTGGGTATAAGTTATAGTATTTCAAACCTGTCATGTCTTCCATGAAGAAGAAACTCCTGGAACTGAAGGGATTTCTCTGTCCAGAGGCAAAAATACCCAATCTGTTTACCTCTAGCTACGTAATTAGTGACTGATCAAGGTTGAGTGCACCatgtgctgtaaaaaaaaaaaaaatgctgactgAACATGTTGGTTTCAGTCTTGTAGCCTGGGCAGCAAGAAAGAATTGCAGAGTTGTTTCCACTCTTCCGTGCTTTATATACAGAGGGACATGAAATGCGGTGACCTAGTTTCAAAGAACAGTGTTATCTCAAATGACTCCTGCCTCATCTGTACAAGACATGAATGCATCAGAGGAAAAGACACTTGGACAAGCATTCGCAAAAGAAAGAGCTCTATCACACCTCTGAGTAAATGAACAAGCAGGGaaatgagcaagaaaaaaaccataacAAGTAATGTGGTTTGGCTTCCCAGAGTAAGAAAATTGTCATCCCACAGCAATCCAGACACCTTCAGTTTTAGAAAGTCAAGATTTAGAGAGGACCAGATGCCTCAGTAGAGCTCACAAGGATGAGGAAGAATGAAATACAAACTTTTTAGTTAATATGGAAGGTTAAAGTCTGCTAGGTAGGCAGCAATAAAGAAGCACAAGCACCACTGCCAGGCACTTCACTAGAAACAATTCATAAAGCCAAGATTCACTTtaataaaatgtgaagaaagaagAACTTTGCTCAGGTGCAAAAGCTATCAGAACAAAATCAGTCaggaacagaaaatggaaacataCTGATCACATTCCCATCTTCAGTCTTAATTGTGTCATAAACCCATTTTCTATTGCAGCGGCATTGTGGTCCACATTTGTTTGAATTGCATTTGGGGCAAGGATAGAAGCAACCCAGGCAGTTCTTTTCCAGGCAATCACACAAATCGATGTTATTACAGAGCAGCCTGCCATCTTTGTCATACTTCTTTGTAGTTCTgcgaaaaagaagaaaaagtgattCTCAGAGAATGCTTTAACATTTTCGAAGACTAATACCAAACAAGTGTGGAAAACATCTGTTCAGGaacaaatatttcctctttaaCAACCTCACAGCATAATGAAATATCAGCATTATATTCTAATTGCAACAGCCACTGTTATTAAAAACGAAGGTATGCCGAAGAAGTAAATCAAAATTCTCTTaagtcacacagaaaaaaattgttttccctGCACAGCTCTCATGTGTAATAAGAAATCTCTCTGCAAAATATtaatgcttttgtttatttcatttgtatttagTAAACAGCATACtagactttttttaaagtaaaatatgtaATAAATTAGCACGTCTTACTTGGGATTATAACAAAAAGCTTGTTTCATCTGTGACatgaatgctttctttttcagctttctggtTTCAGGATTGAAGTCAGCTACCTGAGGTCCTGGATTTTGAAAGGCTAAGCATTTTAATTGTTTATCGAGTTGTTGctataaaaaaaatagcacaaagTTTATAATTAGTACAATTGGAAAAATACTTATTAGCTTCCAGGTGTCCTCACTGGCTTCCAAATGATATTAAAGTTAATATTCTTGATCGATTAAAACCACACAGATAGGAAAACGAAGCAAAATGCAACTTAAATTAAGAGCACATTGTTTAAAATGGTTGCTTGTCTAACTGTTGAGTATTCCTTTGACCAACTGTGCATCCTGACAGGAGAGGGAACAACAGTGGCACTGAATACACAACTCTGGTACAGTGGCACAGAGTCTGAAAGTTGTCTTGTGGGAGGCACAATcatgtaatattttcttcaccTTCATCCATAGTGTAAAAGCAAGTACTTTGATTATAAGCATCTCAGCTGGATTCACCCTTATCTTCACTGTTCCCTCAGATGCCTAGAACCCATCTTTGTTCAAACAATCTGAGGGCAAGAGAAATGTCTGGAGAAGCAACTAGTGCAGGAAGGAAGCATTTGCACGAGTAAAGAGTATGAAAAAAGcacagacaaaacaaagcagctaaaCTGAGCACAGTTTTTGAGAAATAGGAGGGAGCATTTTCTTGCCTATTTTATGGAATTGTTTGCAATTAGCTAAAACTGCCAAATAGTTTTGAAGGTTAAAGCGTCGGCTCTGTGTATTGCCATTCTACATAGCCCATGTGTGTTGACAGTCATGTCTAAAGCCAATGTAAACATACATGGGCATTGTGTCAAACAACTTCTCTTCAGACAACAACTGTTGACATTGAACATACACTTGTTATTCATTATGCAAAGGCACAAATGTACATACAAATTCATCTTTTCTCCTCTTAGGTAAATGGACCTGACTCACCAACCTTCAGCTTCCCTGGGGGGTGTCATTTCTTTCGGAGTCCAAAGTGATTTTTCACAAACAAGTGAGTCCCTTCATTGCTTCTCGTGGGGAAAACAGTGGCAGTTCAGTCTAATCTGCTGATACAGTGATTTAGAAATATCCATGTGCTTGAGTGCACTTACAAGGTGGTTAATGCTGTGCATCTTCAGTTGCATCCTCCTGAAAACCTACAGGGCAATCTTGTGTACCTATATTATTCAGACGTTTCTGCTTTTGAGTCTGGGGTAGattttcagtgcagaaaataTGCTTCAGCATCATCATTGTCCGTGATCATCAATTATGCAATTTCAAGTTGGAAACAAACAGTAAGCTACAGAGATAGTTCTCTCTCTAAGACTACTCTCCTATTTCCCTACTTACTATTTCACTTGACCTCATAAGTGCTCTTAGCCCTCTAAATCACTGCACTGCAAACTTGACTCATTTCAGTGTTGTTATTATTGATATTTCCCTATTCAGtccagctttttatttttgtaattatgGAAGAAATTGAAGGCAAGTGTAAGTATCTTGATAATAAAATGGTACTGGAGAAGTCATACCgtggttttttgtgttattGAGCAATCCTTAGCAGGAGAGAGATTTCCTTCTCCAGATGTTTCCTGGGCAGAATtgcttttcttggtgttttCTTCCATATCATAGCTCATGTTGCCACCCTTGTGAAATACATACGTACATATGTATTAGACATACACAGAAGTGTGAGATCCACAGAATTTTAAGTGAAGGTTTTAAGGTGAGCAGGTGATACCCATACTAGGCTTTTATATATTCCTAAACAACTGCAAATGCAGAACAAAATGTGGCTCAGCATCAGCCTCGATGTTAAAACTGTATTAATACAACTAACATATGCAAAAGCTGTATCACCAAAGCCACTCTTAATACTCGCTAAGCAAATCTCAGAAAATCTCAAGTGTTTGAATAACACAGAGGTCGAAAGAAATGCTGTCAACTCTGAGAATGTTACTGGCACAGCTTCACCGCATCGTCACCTCTTATGTAAAGGTGAGAAGCGGCGTTCCCACAGAACAGGTAAGAGCAGCCGGCGATGTGCAGAGcaggtggagacaacagcaggcaggagcagtcATTTCGCTTACCAGCAGGTGACACCCTTGTCCAAGCTGCAGTTCTTTCTGCACggctcccaaaaaaaaaaaaaaaaagcggccGCGGGGAGGAGCAAGTGGGGTTCTGGGGGAGCAGGAAGGACCTGGAATGTTCTTTGACGTTATTCATAGGCATCCAGAGCGTGTGTCAGAACTGTGACCACAGCAACTCGGCTGTTCCCTGCAGAGTCACAATTTTCTTCCTGAGGACTTCAACCAAAGGACTAGAAAAAAACTTCTTGGCTTTTAGATCTCAGTCGTTAGCTTTGCGAAAGATTTTGTGTACAAATAGAATGTGTAGCTTTTAggtttaataggaaaaaaatgcatctctCACTCAGCTAACAAAGCACTCAGGGAGGACTGTGGGTTCTGTGAGTCTGTCCTACAAATGCCATCCATCACCTCACCCCGTCACACAGGGATTGTGGTGGCAGCTGTTCAGGATGGATGTTAGCTACTTCTTCTTAGCCATCCTGTGAAACTTATAGCTTGTCATGCAATACATGCAGTTCCAGTGCCTCAGACTTTAACCCCAAACACCAGCAGAAATACCTAAGCTTTTTTGGAGTTGCTCCAACCCTTCCCCAGGTGCCACCCAGTCTCTCCCATTGCTTCTGAAAGGTAGTGCCGTGGTGTCTGCCAGGTTACCTGCACTTTAGGATTGTTGCCCAAACCCTGTTCCAGAGAAGATCTTCCTTTCACGACTGCCAAAGGGCCAGCACTTCTCTGAGGGAAGCAGGAGAGCTGTCCGGGTTCTTAGTTCCCTCTGCTGCAGACCCTCTCTGCAGGGCAACAGTCAAAGTGGGAATAGCAATGAGAAGGAAGAGACCTTGTAGTAACAGGAGGGGACGCTTTTGTGAGACGTGAAAAGAACAGCCTTCAGCCTGTTACAGAAGGGCTTTCCCTTTCTCCGCTTCAGTGACCTGAAGAGTGACTAGGATGGTGACACTGTTAACAACAGGATGCTCTGCAGCAATGGTCTTAGACCTGGCACTTGAGCATCTCTTTAGaattagaaaaggaaagctATTACCAGGCAATTAATATTTGCTCTATGGGGGAGCCTGCTTTCCTACTGGAAATTTGCTCAGGCACTACAACTAAAACAAGAATGAAGGCCACTGCTCCAGAGAAATTGAGTATTGTTCTTCATTTTCACTCAGGTTGGACTCCCAATAAGGATTTATATCCTACATCTCATCTTGTGTCCAACTGTGCATCTAGCATTGTTAAAGCACTTTATGAGTATGCATGACCATCATCTGTGCCTGATGTATTACAGTGTGCAGGGTTCAGGAGCAGAACAGCCAACTGCAGCTACCAGCGTAGACACACAGAATTCCCACATGTCCTCCGGTAGTGTAAATATTTGACTCCTTTGGAAAGTAAGTTCTAGCAGTTATCTGGAGCCAAGTACTCAAAATCAGAAGACACTTTTGAAGAATCAGCACAAAAGGAACAAGCATCTTATTCCAAATATGTTTCAAATGCCCTTGCACCTTGGTGAAAATGTCCTGCACAGAAAATGTAGAACTTCCTGTCTCCATGTACATTGTAAAGacaaagttttaaattttaatctcCAGGAAAGATACTCAAAAATGAGGCAAAGTGTGGCTAGGAAACTGTGCAAGATTCAGAAATTGGTGAGACTCACAGGACTGAATATCCTCTACAGCGTGTTCCAAAGGGGCCTAGGGGAATGAAGGAGACTGTGAGACTCAGACATCCACTCTCAAGTCTGCAGAACCTAATTatccaaaggaaaatattcttggtcctgacacagatttttttcatctaatgTTTTTGGTCTGGCTGTAGTGATAATCCAGGGGCAATGCACTGAACCCTAGTCTCTTCTACAAAAAATTCAGCTCTGGTGACAACCATCAATTGCACACTTCTGCCATCAATACCTATGTTCTCCCACAGCttttgaaaacagcaggaaCTTCCTGGAGGTGATCATCCACATCTCAACATCCCACGCCATAGCATATAGCTGAAAACAGGCAATTTCAGCTCAAACCCTT contains the following coding sequences:
- the ARL14EPL gene encoding ARL14 effector protein-like isoform X2; protein product: MSYDMEENTKKSNSAQETSGEGNLSPAKDCSITQKTTQQLDKQLKCLAFQNPGPQVADFNPETRKLKKKAFMSQMKQAFCYNPKTTKKYDKDGRLLCNNIDLCDCLEKNCLGCFYPCPKCNSNKCGPQCRCNRKWVYDTIKTEDGNVISMFPFSVPD
- the ARL14EPL gene encoding ARL14 effector protein-like isoform X1; the encoded protein is MSYDMEENTKKSNSAQETSGEGNLSPAKDCSITQKTTLKVKKILHDCASHKTTFRLCATVPELCIQCHCCSLSCQDAQLQQLDKQLKCLAFQNPGPQVADFNPETRKLKKKAFMSQMKQAFCYNPKTTKKYDKDGRLLCNNIDLCDCLEKNCLGCFYPCPKCNSNKCGPQCRCNRKWVYDTIKTEDGNVISMFPFSVPD